One Pectinophora gossypiella chromosome 21, ilPecGoss1.1, whole genome shotgun sequence genomic region harbors:
- the LOC126376824 gene encoding alpha-crystallin B chain-like codes for MAAPKIQDNVLAKTITIQRTDLSTFDDSFSFLREKFDAEMRRMDEAMNKFSSDLQTLYGQQGTSAQVGTALTSDIQSSPTWDSLVNSPLIQGEGTDKMLKLQFDLSQFDPAEIKVQIAQDILTVQATHNEQTDSSTLTREFKREFLLPRGTNPDAVISSLSRDGVLTVQAPLPQLIDQDKPKKQESKVLSKGQQNSQRAPKPDKTVPKPAAAEEAKTTPPAAQLPQSPLSSVSPAAPGELPQPQSPRTVSKMGSKTSKK; via the exons ATGGCGGCACCGAAGATCCAGGATAATGTCCTGGCCAAGACCATCACTATCCAGAGGACGGATTTGTCCACCTTCGATGACTCCTTCTCGTTCCTGCGAGAGAAATTCGACGCTGAGATGCGGAGGATGGACGAGGCCATGAACAAGTttag CTCGGATCTACAAACCCTGTATGGACAGCAGGGAACGTCGGCGCAAGTCGGAACGGCCTTGACCTCTGATATACAAAGCTCACCCACCTGGGACTCGCTGGTCAATTCCCCTCTCATACAAGGAGAAGGAACCGACAAAATGCTGAAACTGCAATTTGACTTGAGTCAATTTGATCCTGCAGAG ATAAAAGTACAAATTGCTCAAGACATCCTCACGGTCCAGGCCACCCACAATGAACAGACAGACAGCAGCACTTTGACCAGGGAATTTAAGAGAGAATTCCTCCTTCCACGAGGCACAAACCCTGACGCGGTTATATCTTCCCTCTCTCGCGATGGAGTCCTCACAGTCCAGGCCCCGTTGCCTCAACTGATAGACCAGGATAAACCGAAGAAGCAGGAGTCAAAGGTTTTGTCCAAGGGTCAGCAAAATTCGCAACGCGCGCCGAAGCCAGACAAGACTGTGCCGAAGCCAGCAGCTGCTGAGGAGGCAAAGACTACTCCACCTGCCGCCCAGCTGCCTCAATCCCCGCTATCCTCAGTATCACCAGCAGCCCCAGGAGAACTACCCCAGCCACAGTCACCCAGAACAGTTTCCAAAATGGGATCCAAGACTAGCAAGAAATAA